From one Plasmodium malariae genome assembly, chromosome: 12 genomic stretch:
- the PmUG01_12020900 gene encoding aminomethyltransferase, putative, whose product MQKGLSFFSNEICYCKIKGFSSFFVIQCNKILTWDSKKKFGTYGAVTRKRQKQRDKFYEERYKHNPNIIPKYSKIKRGSRGGWINNPLKEVTKNSGSNFMYEEKIKEEVSAEERDCINQLIKIRKEFTSGGNLRIGNYSDNNSRSSDRSSGSSSNDYCGVTDVEGIPRNVRSNDDSFSENISPSFNLFSICEGFIDKKKEIIHKIEHPEHFVNTHINYLANEYNNINSVHENDNLNSYPKAPAYLKGQHKRKKKAEKGATFNNDSRMGKMSQLSQMEGINEEDELFWNSQFPGVCINNSAYRDVTSDALDEKTNNNIQSSSNKTRNTSSATEKRYNECIENNRAKKEARENKTMPTFDTIVKHNDFNHVKENMEENTMECDMKKVHIEDIFNYANDEDDLDISCLDVFSTLNTVDRNRRLGSFFCNKNACFILYNNCIVPSKFGDGTISEYFHTRYNCSLFDKSYQLIIKLTGNDCFYICNHFISCDIIKDMKKDDVCYTCILDNKAYIIDIGYVLKGENEITLITSGYYKKGVYEFLSDYILFCKDSGLDIHIEVYNNKRVLSLQGPLATLVFNDVLEYYDWNNRDKILAYLKNVIIMNRSNKYNNILYFNREQNETEFFKIPYMSFKKFKVRKNNNLIVNNATCNPNDDGLINNYEIICIRTGDTGEDGYEFIVDNNISDIYVQLFLNHTKVKLAGAYALDILRMESGFPLYGIDIFKNTTPITASLAWTLKYKKLKERNIFGFQNLLKEYSRKSKFLRVGIISNELIFKTCKIFSYPYKEPIGHITSCTWSPVYKKRIAQGYIKREFAKNNEKILISIPTDIPQEFSKKKKYKILRSRSAHKFALAQVCALPFVDHKY is encoded by the coding sequence ATGCAAAAAggtttatcttttttttcgaatGAAATATGCTACTGCAAAATAAAAGGTTTTTCGAGCTTTTTTGTCATccaatgtaataaaatattaacttgggacagtaaaaaaaagttcGGAACATATGGAGCAGTAACAAGAAAAAGGCAAAAGCAGCGGGATAAGTTTTATGAAGAAAGATATAAACACAACCCGAATATTATACCAAAATATTCGAAGATTAAAAGAGGAAGTAGGGGTGGGTGGATCAATAACCCCTTAAAGGAGGTAACAAAAAATAGTGGAAGtaattttatgtatgaagaaaagataaaagaaGAAGTGAGCGCAGAAGAAAGGGATTGTATAAATCaacttataaaaataagaaaagagTTTACTAGTGGCGGAAATTTGCGCATAGGGAATTATAGTGATAACAACAGTAGGAGTAGTGATAGAAGTAGCGGCAGTAGTAGTAATGATTACTGTGGTGTAACGGATGTGGAGGGGATACCTCGAAATGTCAGAAGTAACGACGACTCTTTCAGTGAAAACATATCACCCAGTTTTAACCTCTTTTCAATATGTGAAGGTTtcattgataaaaaaaaagaaataattcaTAAGATTGAACACCCAGAACATTTTGTCAATAcgcatataaattatttggcAAATGagtataataacataaacaGCGTGCATGAAAACGATAACTTGAATAGCTACCCGAAGGCTCCTGCTTATTTAAAAGGTCAGCataaaaggaagaaaaaagcCGAAAAAGGTGCCACCTTTAATAATGACAGCAGAATGGGGAAAATGAGTCAATTGAGTCAGATGGAAGGAATAAATGAAGAAGACGAACTTTTTTGGAATAGTCAATTTCCAGGGGTGTGTATTAACAATTCTGCATATAGAGATGTAACCTCCGATGCACTGGATGAAAAGACGAACAATAACATACAAAGTAGTTCAAACAAAACGAGGAATACTTCAAGTGCTACGGAGAAAAGATACAATGAATGTATTGAAAACAATAGAGCAAAAAAAGAGGCACGCGAGAACAAAACGATGCCCACATTTGACACAATTGTAAAACACAATGACTTCAATCATGTGAAGGAAAATATGGAAGAGAACACAATGGAATGTGATATGAAAAAAGTACACATTGAAGACATTTTTAACTATGCAAATGATGAAGATGATTTGGACATTAGTTGTTTAGACGTGTTCAGCACATTAAACACTGTAGACAGGAATAGAAGACTgggttcatttttttgtaataagaATGcatgtttcattttatataataattgtattGTGCCTTCAAAATTTGGTGACGGAACAATAAGCGAATATTTTCATACTAGATATAATTGTAGCTTATTTGATAAATCATATCAACTTATAATAAAGTTAACAGGTAATGACTGTTTTTACATATGCAATCATTTCATTTCTTgcgatataataaaagatatgAAAAAAGACGATGTTTGttacacatgtatattaGACAATAAAGCGTATATTATAGATATAGGCTATGTACTAAAAGGggaaaatgaaataacatTAATTACATCTgggtattataaaaaaggggTATACGAATTTTTAAgtgattatattttattttgtaaagaTAGTGGCTTGGATATACATATAgaagtatataataataaaagagtaTTATCTTTGCAAGGTCCCTTAGCTACTCTAGTTTTCAATGACGTTTTAGAATATTATGATTGGAATAATAGAGACAAAATTTTGGCATAcctaaaaaatgttattataatgaatagaagtaacaaatataataatatccTTTACTTTAATAGGGAACAGAATGAAactgaattttttaaaattccaTATAtgagttttaaaaaatttaaagtaaggaaaaataataatcttATAGTGAATAATGCTACATGCAATCCAAATGATGATGGTCTTATTAACAACTAcgaaattatttgtattagaACAGGCGATACAGGAGAAGACGGATATGAATTTATTgtagataataatataagtgATATCTATGTACAGTTGTTTTTAAATCATACAAAGGTAAAATTAGCTGGTGCATATGCTTTAGATATATTAAGGATGGAATCCGGTTTTCCCTTATATGGAAtcgatatttttaaaaatactacTCCTATTACTGCCTCCTTAGCATggacattaaaatataaaaaattaaaagaacgAAACATTTTTGGGTTTCAAAATTTATTGAAAGAGTACAGTAGGaaatcaaaatttttacGAGTTGGTATTATATCGAacgaattaatttttaaaacatgcaaaatattttcttatccATATAAAGAACCGATTGGTCATATTACCTCTTGCACTTGGAGCCcagtatataaaaaacgaATAGCTCAgggatatattaaaagagaGTTTGCAAAAAACAACgaaaaaattcttatttcTATACCTACTGACATTCCTCAAGAATTttcgaaaaagaaaaaatataaaatactaaGAAGTAGATCTGCGCATAAATTTGCACTTGCCCAAGTTTGCGCACTTCCATTTGTTGACCACAAATATTGA